From the genome of Pseudomonas sp. AB6, one region includes:
- a CDS encoding LPS O-antigen chain length determinant protein WzzB — MTSSTTTPQDADEIDLFDLIRALWKQKTIIITIVVLSVLTAAIYAFLSKPIYEARIYLRAPTLNGIADFNYGRTRDAELTPFSIKDVYDVFVRNLQSESLRRAFFSEIYVPSLSESKRSGSQDALYSDYLSELTIGLPTKEQPDRYSVSVQSRDPVQAADWVKAFAARAGDAAESEMLKNVAREAEVRARNLGQQIAILQETADKVREDSVTQLREALKVAQAIHLTEPPIISGSVSAEVSATMNGQLTYMRGTKALEAEIKNLEERKSNDPFIDSLRALQIKQSFYKDLQIRPDHVSVYLIDGTVEQPDRPIKPKKGLIITLGVALGVVLGLLAASIRHFFLIRKIKKTSDLLSK; from the coding sequence ATGACGAGTTCTACAACGACCCCGCAGGACGCGGATGAAATTGATCTATTTGATTTGATACGAGCTTTATGGAAGCAAAAGACAATAATAATTACTATCGTCGTATTATCAGTATTAACTGCCGCCATTTATGCGTTTCTTAGCAAGCCGATCTATGAGGCCCGTATATATTTGCGAGCGCCAACCCTTAATGGTATTGCCGATTTTAATTATGGACGCACGCGAGATGCCGAGCTAACCCCGTTCTCCATAAAAGATGTGTACGACGTATTTGTGCGCAATCTTCAAAGTGAATCGTTGCGGCGAGCGTTTTTCAGCGAGATTTATGTCCCTTCGTTGTCGGAGTCGAAGCGGTCGGGGTCACAAGACGCATTGTATTCGGATTATTTAAGTGAATTGACTATCGGTCTCCCTACCAAGGAGCAGCCTGATCGTTACTCAGTCAGTGTGCAGAGCCGGGATCCTGTCCAGGCTGCCGATTGGGTAAAGGCTTTTGCGGCCAGAGCGGGCGACGCGGCGGAAAGTGAAATGTTGAAAAACGTCGCACGTGAGGCCGAGGTTCGTGCCCGTAATTTGGGCCAGCAAATCGCTATATTGCAGGAGACTGCAGACAAAGTTCGTGAGGACTCCGTCACGCAATTGCGCGAGGCCCTCAAGGTAGCACAGGCAATCCATCTGACGGAGCCTCCGATTATTTCCGGGAGCGTCTCTGCCGAAGTGTCGGCGACGATGAATGGTCAGCTAACCTACATGCGTGGAACTAAAGCCCTGGAAGCTGAGATAAAAAATCTTGAAGAGCGGAAATCAAATGACCCGTTTATTGATTCACTTCGCGCATTGCAGATAAAACAAAGCTTTTACAAAGATTTGCAAATCCGTCCCGACCATGTATCTGTATATTTAATAGATGGCACCGTCGAACAGCCTGATCGCCCAATAAAACCTAAGAAAGGTTTGATTATCACTTTGGGAGTAGCCTTGGGTGTAGTGTTGGGTCTGCTGGCTGCGTCGATTCGGCATTTTTTTCTAATTAGGAAAATAAAGAAAACATCGGACCTGTTGTCTAAGTAG
- a CDS encoding lipopolysaccharide assembly protein LapA domain-containing protein yields MRNLMRIILVTVILLIALATVVFLLENQQPIALAFLGWTGPQMSVAVPVILALLVGMVIGPVLGWGLRVRKIRKASRSA; encoded by the coding sequence ATGCGGAACTTAATGCGCATTATATTGGTCACAGTTATTCTGCTGATTGCTTTGGCAACGGTAGTGTTTCTGTTAGAAAACCAACAGCCCATTGCGTTGGCGTTTTTGGGTTGGACAGGTCCGCAGATGTCGGTGGCAGTACCAGTTATTTTGGCGTTGCTGGTTGGGATGGTGATTGGGCCGGTATTGGGTTGGGGATTGCGCGTTAGAAAGATCCGGAAAGCATCTCGATCGGCGTGA
- the ihfB gene encoding integration host factor subunit beta gives MTKSELIERIVTHQGLLSSKDVELAIKTMLEQMSQCLATGDRIEIRGFGSFSLHYRSPRVGRNPKTGQSVSLDGKFVPHFKPGKELRDRVNEEEEEGYEYP, from the coding sequence ATGACGAAGTCGGAGTTGATCGAACGAATTGTCACCCATCAAGGGCTGCTGTCATCCAAGGATGTAGAGCTGGCCATCAAGACAATGCTTGAGCAAATGTCCCAATGCCTTGCCACTGGTGATCGCATCGAGATACGTGGCTTTGGCAGCTTCTCGCTCCACTACCGCTCACCACGCGTCGGACGCAACCCAAAGACCGGTCAGTCAGTCAGTCTGGACGGCAAATTCGTCCCTCACTTCAAACCGGGTAAAGAACTGCGTGACAGGGTCAACGAAGAAGAGGAAGAGGGCTATGAATACCCTTGA
- the rpsA gene encoding 30S ribosomal protein S1 — translation MSESFAELFEESLKTLNLQAGSIITAIIVDIDYQAGWVTVHAGLKSEGLIPLEQFHNDAGELTIKIGDEVHVALDAVEDGFGETKLSREKAKRAECWIVLEAAFAAEEVVKGVINGKVKGGFTVDVNGIRAFLPGSLVDVRPVRDTTHLEGKELEFKVIKLDQKRNNVVVSRRSVLEAENSAEREALLESLQEGQQVKGIVKNLTDYGAFVDLGGVDGLLHITDMAWKRIKHPSEIVNVGDEIDVKVLKYDRERNRVSLGLKQLGEDPWVAIKARYPEGTRVTARVTNLTDYGCFAELEEGVEGLVHVSEMDWTNKNIHPSKVVQVGDEVEVMVLDIDEERRRISLGIKQCKSNPWEDFSGQFNKGDKISGTIKSITDFGIFIGLDGGIDGLVHLSDISWNEVGEEAVRRFKKGDELDTVILSVDPERERISLGIKQLESDPFSEYVMVNDKGAIVRGIVKEVDAKGAIITLADDIEATLKASEISRDRVEDARNVLKEGEEVEAKIISVDRKSRVIQLSIKSKDVEDEKEAIQSLRTKPEAAESTGPTTIGDLLRAQMEKQN, via the coding sequence ATGAGCGAAAGCTTTGCAGAACTTTTTGAAGAAAGCCTAAAGACCCTGAACCTTCAGGCTGGCTCGATTATCACCGCGATCATCGTTGATATCGATTACCAAGCAGGTTGGGTTACGGTTCACGCCGGTCTCAAATCTGAAGGCCTCATCCCGCTAGAGCAGTTCCACAACGATGCTGGCGAGCTGACCATCAAGATCGGCGACGAAGTGCACGTTGCACTGGACGCGGTCGAAGATGGCTTTGGCGAAACCAAGCTGTCCCGCGAAAAAGCCAAGCGTGCTGAGTGCTGGATCGTTCTGGAAGCGGCTTTCGCAGCTGAAGAAGTGGTCAAGGGCGTTATCAACGGTAAGGTTAAAGGCGGCTTTACTGTCGACGTTAACGGCATCCGTGCGTTCCTGCCTGGTTCTCTGGTTGACGTCCGCCCAGTGCGTGACACGACTCACCTGGAAGGTAAAGAACTCGAATTCAAGGTCATCAAACTCGACCAGAAACGCAACAACGTTGTTGTTTCTCGCCGTAGCGTCCTTGAAGCTGAGAACAGCGCTGAGCGTGAAGCTCTGCTGGAATCCTTGCAGGAAGGCCAACAAGTCAAAGGTATCGTCAAAAACCTCACCGATTACGGCGCATTCGTCGATCTGGGTGGCGTCGATGGCCTGCTGCACATTACCGACATGGCTTGGAAGCGTATCAAGCATCCATCGGAAATCGTCAATGTTGGCGATGAGATCGATGTAAAAGTCCTGAAGTACGATCGCGAACGCAATCGTGTTTCCTTGGGTCTGAAGCAGTTGGGCGAAGATCCATGGGTCGCTATCAAAGCTCGTTACCCAGAAGGCACTCGCGTTACCGCTCGTGTTACCAACCTGACCGACTACGGCTGCTTCGCTGAGCTGGAAGAAGGCGTTGAAGGCTTGGTACACGTTTCCGAAATGGACTGGACCAACAAAAACATCCACCCTTCAAAAGTCGTACAAGTTGGCGACGAAGTGGAAGTTATGGTTCTGGACATCGACGAAGAGCGTCGTCGTATCTCCCTCGGCATCAAGCAGTGCAAATCTAACCCATGGGAAGATTTCTCTGGCCAGTTCAACAAGGGCGATAAAATCTCCGGCACCATCAAGTCGATCACCGATTTCGGTATCTTCATTGGTCTGGACGGCGGCATCGACGGCCTGGTTCACCTGTCCGACATCTCGTGGAACGAAGTGGGCGAAGAAGCCGTGCGTCGCTTCAAGAAGGGCGACGAGCTCGACACCGTCATCCTGTCTGTTGATCCAGAGCGCGAACGCATCTCGCTCGGTATCAAGCAGTTGGAAAGCGATCCGTTCTCTGAGTACGTGATGGTCAACGACAAAGGCGCTATCGTTCGCGGTATCGTTAAAGAAGTAGACGCCAAAGGCGCCATCATCACTTTGGCCGACGACATCGAAGCTACTCTGAAAGCCTCCGAAATCAGCCGTGACCGCGTTGAAGACGCGCGTAACGTTCTGAAAGAAGGCGAAGAAGTTGAAGCCAAGATCATCAGCGTTGATCGCAAGAGCCGCGTAATCCAATTGTCCATCAAGTCGAAAGACGTTGAAGACGAGAAGGAAGCAATCCAAAGCCTGCGCACTAAGCCAGAAGCTGCGGAAAGCACAGGTCCTACCACTATCGGTGACCTGCTTCGCGCACAAATGGAAAAACAGAACTAA
- the cmk gene encoding (d)CMP kinase produces MKVQPPVITIDGPSGSGKGTVAGRLAKHLGWCLLDSGALYRLLAFAARNHGVDLTNEEALKLLAAHLDVQFNAGNDDHGQRITLEGEDVTHAIRNETIGNGASQVASLPAVRDALLQRQRAFLEMPGLVADGRDMGTVVFPDAPLKIFLTATPEERARRRYLQLKAKGDDVSLSSLLDEICARDKRDTQRAVAPLKPAHDAIQLDSTELSIEQVLERILSEVAIRDIAG; encoded by the coding sequence GTGAAGGTTCAGCCGCCAGTTATTACCATCGACGGGCCTAGTGGGTCTGGCAAAGGCACCGTCGCGGGCAGGTTAGCCAAGCATTTGGGCTGGTGTCTGCTCGATTCCGGGGCGCTTTATCGTCTTTTGGCTTTCGCAGCGCGCAACCATGGGGTCGACCTGACCAACGAAGAAGCGTTGAAACTTCTGGCCGCTCATCTGGATGTGCAATTCAACGCGGGTAACGACGATCACGGGCAGCGCATTACCCTTGAAGGTGAGGACGTTACCCACGCCATTCGCAACGAAACGATCGGCAATGGGGCCTCGCAAGTCGCTTCACTGCCGGCGGTGCGCGACGCTTTGCTCCAGCGTCAGCGTGCCTTCCTTGAAATGCCGGGCCTTGTCGCAGACGGTCGCGACATGGGTACGGTAGTTTTTCCTGATGCGCCGCTGAAGATTTTTCTGACTGCTACGCCCGAAGAGCGTGCACGCCGCCGTTACTTGCAGTTGAAGGCCAAGGGTGATGATGTTAGTCTGTCGAGTCTGCTAGATGAGATATGTGCACGCGATAAGCGTGACACCCAGCGAGCGGTAGCCCCGCTAAAGCCGGCGCACGACGCCATTCAGCTGGATTCCACCGAATTATCGATTGAGCAGGTGTTGGAACGCATCTTGAGTGAAGTCGCGATTCGCGATATCGCCGGATGA
- a CDS encoding bifunctional prephenate dehydrogenase/3-phosphoshikimate 1-carboxyvinyltransferase gives MIGRLVVIGLGLIGGSFAKGLRESGLCGEVVGVDLDPRSRLMAVELGIVDRCEEDIAAACRGADVIMLAVPILAMEKLLTLLATFDLGDAVLTDVGSAKGNVVRAAQLAFGDCPARFVPGHPIAGSEQSGVEASNAQLFRRHKVILTPLVDTDPVAVALIDRLWSELGADVEHMQVERHDEVLAATSHLPHLLAFGLVDSLAKRNENLDIFRYAAGGFRDFTRIAGSDPVMWHDIFLANREAVLRTLDTFRSDLDALRDAVDAGDGHQLLGVFTRARVAREHFSKILARRAYVDAMNTNDLIFLANPGGRVCGRIRVPGDKSISHRSIMLGSLAEGTTEVEGFLEGEDALATLQAFRDMGVVIEGPNHGRVTIHGVGLHGLKAAPGPIYLGNSGTSMRLLSGLLSAQSFDSTLTGDASLSKRPMNRVANPLREMCAVIETAAEGRPPMTIRGGQRLTGLTYSMPMASAQVKSCLLLAGLYADGETRVTEPAPTRDHTERMLRGFGYPVSTQGSTASVESGHTLTATHIEVPADISSAAFFLVAASIAQGSDLLLEHVGINPTRTGVIDILRLMGADITLENQREVGGEPVADLRVRSAKLKGIDIPEELVPLAIDEFPVLFVAAACADGRTVLRGAEELRVKESDRIQVMADGLLALGVKAEPTTDGIIIDGAGFGAEAFSGGEVNGHGDHRIAMAFSVASLRASAPIRIHDCANVATSFPNFLALCAQVGMRVAQEAQS, from the coding sequence ATGATCGGGCGCCTGGTGGTAATCGGCCTCGGTTTGATCGGCGGTTCGTTTGCCAAAGGTCTGCGTGAAAGCGGGCTGTGCGGTGAAGTCGTCGGCGTTGATCTGGACCCTCGCTCTCGTTTAATGGCCGTTGAGCTGGGCATTGTGGATCGCTGCGAGGAAGACATTGCTGCCGCTTGTCGCGGCGCTGACGTGATAATGCTCGCTGTGCCTATTCTGGCGATGGAAAAACTGCTGACGTTATTGGCCACCTTCGACTTGGGTGATGCGGTGTTGACTGATGTAGGCAGTGCCAAGGGCAATGTAGTTCGGGCCGCGCAGCTGGCGTTTGGTGATTGTCCTGCGCGCTTTGTGCCGGGGCATCCGATTGCGGGATCTGAGCAGAGTGGAGTGGAGGCGTCCAACGCGCAGTTATTCCGTCGGCATAAAGTGATTTTGACACCGCTGGTCGATACTGACCCAGTGGCAGTGGCCCTTATCGACCGGTTATGGTCCGAGCTGGGGGCAGATGTCGAGCACATGCAGGTCGAGCGCCACGACGAAGTGTTGGCCGCCACCAGTCATTTGCCGCATTTGCTGGCGTTTGGTTTAGTGGATTCGCTGGCCAAGCGCAACGAGAATCTAGACATCTTTCGATACGCTGCGGGAGGTTTCCGCGATTTCACAAGGATCGCGGGCAGTGACCCGGTGATGTGGCACGACATCTTTCTCGCCAATCGCGAAGCGGTGTTACGCACATTAGATACATTTCGCAGCGACCTCGACGCCTTGCGCGACGCGGTCGATGCAGGGGATGGGCATCAATTGTTGGGCGTTTTCACCCGCGCCCGTGTTGCTCGCGAGCATTTCAGTAAAATCCTGGCCCGTCGGGCCTATGTGGACGCTATGAACACCAACGACCTGATTTTCCTGGCTAACCCTGGTGGACGCGTTTGCGGACGTATCCGAGTTCCAGGCGATAAATCAATTTCCCACCGCTCGATCATGCTCGGCTCACTGGCTGAAGGCACGACCGAAGTCGAAGGCTTCCTCGAAGGCGAAGACGCGCTGGCAACCCTGCAAGCATTCCGAGACATGGGCGTGGTTATCGAAGGCCCGAACCATGGCCGCGTGACTATTCACGGTGTTGGCTTGCACGGCCTGAAAGCAGCCCCGGGCCCCATCTATCTGGGCAACTCCGGCACCTCGATGCGCCTGCTCTCTGGTTTGCTCTCAGCTCAAAGCTTCGACAGCACCCTGACCGGCGACGCGTCACTGTCCAAACGTCCGATGAATCGCGTGGCCAATCCTTTGCGGGAAATGTGCGCAGTAATCGAGACCGCCGCCGAAGGTCGTCCACCGATGACTATTCGTGGTGGCCAGCGTTTGACGGGGCTGACGTACAGCATGCCTATGGCCAGTGCGCAGGTTAAATCTTGCCTGTTGCTGGCAGGTTTGTATGCCGACGGCGAGACTCGTGTGACCGAGCCTGCCCCGACCCGCGATCATACCGAACGCATGTTGCGTGGTTTCGGCTATCCCGTCAGCACCCAGGGCAGCACTGCTTCGGTAGAGTCCGGCCATACGCTGACCGCTACCCACATCGAAGTGCCCGCAGATATTTCGTCGGCTGCGTTCTTTCTGGTCGCGGCATCTATTGCGCAGGGCTCGGACTTGCTGCTGGAACACGTCGGCATCAATCCGACCCGTACTGGCGTCATAGACATCCTTCGTTTGATGGGTGCTGACATCACGCTTGAAAATCAGCGTGAAGTCGGCGGCGAGCCTGTGGCTGACCTGCGCGTGCGCTCGGCCAAGCTTAAAGGTATCGACATTCCGGAAGAGCTGGTGCCCTTGGCAATCGACGAATTTCCGGTGCTGTTCGTTGCCGCAGCCTGTGCCGACGGAAGGACCGTATTGCGTGGCGCGGAAGAATTACGCGTCAAAGAGTCGGACCGCATTCAAGTAATGGCCGATGGCTTACTCGCGTTGGGCGTTAAAGCCGAACCGACAACGGATGGCATTATCATTGATGGCGCCGGTTTCGGTGCTGAAGCGTTCAGCGGCGGTGAAGTGAACGGTCACGGTGATCACCGGATTGCCATGGCCTTCAGCGTTGCTTCTTTGCGCGCATCGGCGCCCATCCGTATTCATGATTGCGCCAACGTTGCCACATCTTTCCCCAACTTTCTTGCACTGTGCGCCCAAGTCGGCATGCGTGTAGCACAAGAGGCACAGTCGTGA
- the hisC gene encoding histidinol-phosphate transaminase, giving the protein MSGDFLALAQPGVQKLSPYVPGKPVDELARELNIDPASIIKLASNENPLGASPKALAAIQRELTGLTRYPDGNGFNLKARLSERCGVQANQVTLGNGSNDILELVARAYLAPGLNAVFSEHAFAIYPIVTQAVGADAHVAPARDWGHDLPTMLAAIDSNTRVVFIANPNNPTGTWFGPSALADFLADVPANVLVVLDEAYIEYAAGTDLPNGLDYLAQYPNLLVSRTFSKAYGLASLRVGYGLSSPAVADVLNRVRQPFNVNSLALAAACAALDDVEYVAESRRLNEVGMNLLEQGLRELGLSWIASKANFLAIDLGRESASVYQGLLNEGVIVRPIGGYGMPNHLRVSIGLPSENLRFLDALAKVLARG; this is encoded by the coding sequence ATGAGCGGCGACTTCCTTGCCCTGGCACAGCCGGGCGTGCAAAAACTTTCACCCTACGTCCCGGGAAAGCCTGTGGACGAACTGGCGCGTGAGCTGAATATAGACCCGGCCAGCATCATCAAGCTGGCCAGCAACGAAAACCCGTTAGGTGCTAGCCCCAAGGCACTGGCGGCGATTCAACGCGAATTGACAGGCCTGACGCGCTACCCGGATGGCAATGGTTTCAACCTTAAGGCTCGGCTGTCTGAGCGCTGTGGGGTGCAGGCAAATCAGGTGACGTTGGGCAATGGCTCTAACGACATTCTTGAATTGGTCGCCCGCGCTTACTTGGCGCCGGGACTAAACGCAGTGTTCAGTGAACACGCGTTCGCCATTTATCCCATCGTCACCCAAGCGGTAGGTGCTGACGCCCACGTCGCGCCCGCCAGAGACTGGGGTCACGACCTGCCTACCATGCTGGCTGCTATTGATAGCAACACCCGTGTCGTATTTATCGCTAACCCAAATAACCCCACCGGCACCTGGTTCGGTCCGAGCGCCTTGGCTGATTTCCTCGCCGATGTTCCGGCAAACGTGTTGGTGGTGCTGGATGAGGCCTACATCGAGTACGCCGCCGGCACAGATTTGCCAAACGGCCTGGATTATTTGGCGCAGTATCCCAATTTGCTGGTCTCGCGGACATTCTCCAAAGCCTACGGCTTGGCGTCGTTGCGTGTCGGCTATGGCCTTTCGTCGCCAGCGGTGGCGGACGTACTCAATCGCGTCCGCCAGCCGTTCAATGTAAACAGCCTTGCGCTGGCTGCCGCTTGTGCCGCGCTGGACGATGTCGAATACGTGGCCGAAAGTCGCCGCCTCAACGAAGTGGGCATGAATCTTTTAGAACAAGGGTTGCGCGAGCTGGGCTTGAGCTGGATTGCGTCGAAAGCCAACTTCCTGGCCATTGATCTGGGTCGTGAAAGCGCATCAGTTTATCAGGGGCTGCTTAATGAAGGTGTGATCGTGCGTCCGATCGGCGGTTATGGCATGCCCAACCACTTGCGGGTAAGCATTGGGTTGCCGAGCGAAAACCTGCGTTTTCTCGACGCGTTGGCGAAGGTTCTCGCGCGTGGTTGA
- the pheA gene encoding prephenate dehydratase has translation MSEEELKALRIRIDSLDEKVLELISERARCAQEVARVKMASLAEGEVPVFYRPEREAQVLKRVMERNKGPLGNEEMARLFREIMSSCLALEQPLKVSYLGPEGTFTQAAAMKHFGHAVISLPMAAIDEVFREVAAGAVNFGVVPVENSTEGAVNHTLDSFLEHDMVICGEVELRIHHHLLIGENTKTDSISRIYSHAQSLAQCRKWLDAHYPNVERIAVASNAEAAKRVKGEWSSAAIAGDMAAGLYGLTRIAEKIEDRPDNATRFLIIGSQEVPPTGDDKTSIIVSMSNKPGALHELLVPFHQNGIDLTRIETRPSRSGKWTYVFFIDFVGHHRDPLIKAVLEQISQEAVALKVLGSYPKAVL, from the coding sequence ATGTCTGAGGAAGAACTCAAGGCGCTGCGGATACGCATCGACAGCCTGGATGAAAAAGTCCTGGAGCTGATCAGTGAGCGTGCCCGCTGCGCGCAAGAAGTTGCGCGGGTGAAAATGGCCTCGCTGGCGGAAGGCGAAGTGCCGGTCTTCTATCGTCCAGAGCGCGAAGCACAAGTACTCAAGCGCGTCATGGAGCGCAACAAAGGGCCGTTGGGCAACGAAGAAATGGCGCGTTTGTTCCGCGAAATCATGTCTTCCTGTCTGGCGCTTGAGCAGCCATTGAAAGTGTCGTACCTCGGTCCGGAAGGCACTTTTACCCAAGCGGCGGCTATGAAGCATTTTGGTCATGCGGTGATTAGCTTGCCGATGGCGGCCATCGACGAAGTGTTCCGTGAGGTCGCGGCGGGTGCCGTGAATTTTGGCGTGGTGCCGGTAGAAAACTCCACCGAAGGTGCGGTCAATCACACCCTCGACAGCTTTCTTGAACACGACATGGTGATCTGTGGCGAAGTCGAGCTGCGTATTCACCATCATTTGCTGATCGGTGAAAACACCAAGACCGACAGCATTAGCCGCATCTACTCCCACGCTCAGTCGCTGGCTCAGTGCCGCAAGTGGCTGGACGCGCACTACCCGAATGTCGAGCGCATTGCGGTTGCCAGTAACGCCGAAGCCGCCAAGCGGGTGAAGGGTGAGTGGAGTTCAGCCGCGATTGCCGGTGATATGGCCGCTGGACTGTATGGTCTGACGCGTATCGCCGAAAAAATCGAAGATCGTCCAGACAATGCTACGCGTTTCCTGATCATTGGCAGCCAAGAAGTGCCGCCTACGGGCGACGATAAAACCTCGATCATTGTTTCGATGAGCAACAAACCTGGCGCGTTGCATGAGTTGTTGGTGCCGTTCCATCAGAACGGCATTGACCTGACGCGCATCGAGACTCGGCCTTCACGCAGCGGTAAATGGACCTACGTGTTCTTTATCGACTTCGTCGGTCATCACCGCGACCCACTGATCAAAGCCGTGCTAGAGCAGATCAGTCAGGAAGCAGTGGCACTCAAAGTGCTCGGTTCATACCCGAAAGCGGTTCTTTAA
- the serC gene encoding 3-phosphoserine/phosphohydroxythreonine transaminase, giving the protein MSKRAFNFCAGPAALPEAVLLRAQAELLDWHGKGLSVMEMSHRSDEFVSIANKAEQDLRDLLNVPSNYKVLFLQGGASQQFAQIPLNLLPEDATADYIDTGIWSQKAIEEASRFGNVNVAASAKPYDYFAIPGQNEWKLSTDAAYVHYAPNETIGGLEFNWIPETGDVPLVADMSSDILSRPVDVSKFGMIYAGAQKNIGPSGIVVVIIREDLLGRARSICPTMLNYKVAADNASMYNTPPTLSWYLSGLVFEWLKEQGGVEAMGMRNDLKQRTLYDFIDASGLYSNPINKTDRSWMNVPFRLADDRLDKPFLAGAEARSLLNLKGHRSVGGMRASIYNAVDIHGVNALVAYMAEFEKEHG; this is encoded by the coding sequence ATGAGCAAGCGAGCTTTTAACTTCTGCGCAGGCCCTGCCGCGCTCCCTGAAGCTGTTCTGCTGCGCGCCCAGGCGGAACTGTTGGACTGGCATGGTAAAGGCCTGTCCGTCATGGAAATGAGTCATCGCAGCGATGAATTCGTCTCCATTGCCAATAAGGCCGAGCAAGATCTGCGCGACCTGTTGAATGTTCCCTCAAACTATAAAGTGTTGTTCCTGCAAGGCGGCGCAAGCCAGCAATTTGCACAAATTCCGCTTAACCTGCTGCCTGAAGACGCCACCGCCGATTATATCGACACCGGTATCTGGTCGCAGAAAGCAATCGAAGAAGCTTCGCGCTTTGGCAACGTCAACGTCGCTGCCAGCGCGAAGCCTTATGACTATTTCGCAATTCCGGGTCAGAACGAGTGGAAGCTGTCCACAGACGCCGCCTACGTTCACTACGCACCCAACGAAACCATCGGCGGTCTGGAATTTAATTGGATCCCCGAGACTGGCGATGTACCGCTAGTAGCTGATATGTCCTCGGATATCCTGTCGCGCCCGGTGGACGTCTCCAAGTTCGGCATGATTTACGCCGGTGCACAAAAGAACATCGGGCCTAGCGGTATCGTCGTCGTGATCATTCGTGAAGACTTGCTCGGGCGCGCCCGTTCAATCTGCCCGACGATGCTCAATTACAAAGTCGCTGCCGATAACGCGTCGATGTACAACACGCCTCCTACCTTGTCCTGGTACCTGTCGGGTTTGGTATTTGAGTGGCTCAAGGAACAAGGCGGTGTCGAGGCCATGGGTATGCGCAATGACCTCAAACAGCGCACGCTGTACGACTTCATCGACGCTAGCGGGCTGTACAGCAACCCAATCAACAAAACCGACCGCTCGTGGATGAACGTGCCTTTTCGCCTGGCCGACGACCGTTTGGACAAGCCGTTTCTTGCAGGCGCAGAAGCGCGCAGCCTGCTCAACCTCAAGGGCCATCGATCGGTAGGCGGCATGCGTGCCTCCATCTATAACGCCGTTGATATCCACGGGGTTAATGCCTTGGTGGCTTACATGGCAGAGTTCGAGAAGGAACACGGCTAA